AATAGACAATATTCATAGAAAAGGCGCTTGCTTGAATATCATCGATGGATCATTAAATACGAGTAACGACAATCCTTTTTCAAACGCAATGATTAATCTATGTGGCGTATTCGCTCAACTAGAGCGTGACCTAATAAAAGCGAGAACAGCCGAAGGCAGAGCTGAAGCAAAAGCAAAAGGAAAACACTTGGGGAGAATGCCCGCACTTAAAGATCAGCAAGCTAGAGAGTTATTTAATGCAAAATTAAATGGGGAGTCTATTTCTGCTTTAGCAAGAAAATATAAAGTGAGTCGTCCTACCGTTCACAGAACAATTAGTCGGATAAAGAAAATCATTGAGCAGAGTAAATCAATAACCCTATAACATTACAATATATGGAAATATTCCACTTGATGAATCAAGTGGGGAGGAAATTTATTTATAGCGCATCCTTTAGCAGGAAACTTTTTGAGTCATTGAAATTGTATTTTCAATAGTCAAATAAAAAATAACATTAGTTTTATTAAGAGGTGGTTTTTGTGAAAAATAGTTCATTTTTAGCGTGGATACTTCGAATGAACCTTATTAAACGCTGGTCTCCTATGCATTTAGTGAAGGAAGAGAATGTAGCTGAGCATAGTCATCAGGTAGCCGTAATTGCACATTTATTAGCAACGATTAAAAATGTTTATTGTGATGGTCATATAAGTCCTGAAAAAGCTGCCACTATCGCCTTATATCACGAAGTTTCAGAAACAAAACTTCAAGATATAAACCATGTTACCAAGTACAGTTCACCCGCGTTAACAGAGGAATTTAAAAAAATAGAAGATTTAGCTGAGATAGAGTGTTTGAATTCCTTACCTGAAAAGTTGCAACCGCTATTCAAAGAGCTAGTTATACAAAAGCAGGTAGATAAAGAGTATAAGAAGTTAGTAAAAGCAGCCGATGTTCTTACTGCTTACTTTAAAGCATGCGATGAACTAAAATTTCATAACCCAGAATTTGTCTCTGTTAAAAGACGTTTATCTTTGAAAGTAGACACTTATAAGAAAGATATGCCTGAGGTAAGTATTTTTATGGAACTTTTTGAACAAAATTGTTTGGCTAGTCTGGATGATTTATCTAATTAAACTTGACAATAATAATACGTATGTAATAAAATGTATGTGTTGATTCTTCCCCTTTACCTTTATAATTAAGGTGTTAGAGTTACAAACCTCCAAAATAAATACGTTTGTGGTGTTTTGTTCCGAAGCGTGGGTGACCAATATCATGTGCTAAGCACAATGCTTCAATTAAACTGTCTTCCCGCGGGAATAGCTGTTCAGCTAATGCTGGATACTTTGCCCGTAACTGTGCACTGATACCCGAGCCTATTTGTGCGGCTTCTAAAGAGTGAGTAAGACGGGTTCGATAAAAGTCACTTTGGCCACTGCCAATGACTTGAGTTTTGCATTGTAAGCGACGAAAAGCAGCAGAATGTAAAATACGTGCACGATCACGTTGAAATGGGCTTCGGTGATCGTGACGGCGTTTAACTACGGAAGAAAATTGTCGTTCTGACCAGATATCATTCATACATAGCCTTTGTCTAATTGTTTGATAAAACTCTGAAAATTAGCTTATTATACCAATTCGCATAAATATTCGGTCATTCAGCGAGAATTAAACGCTCTGAACTGACTTAATCTTTATGCGAATTGGTATTATGTACATGTAACTTGAGCGTTGGCAACGTTTTGTTATCGTTAAAAGGCTTTAAGTCTTTCATTTACTTGTAAAACACATTTTAGTTTATACTACGGGTGTCTTTATTGTTGATAATGACGGAG
The Thalassotalea hakodatensis genome window above contains:
- a CDS encoding recombinase family protein, producing MKVGFARVSTNEQDLEVQLSKLSDFGCEKVFKGKQSGTSIKNDEKLKELIDFIREGDEVIVTRLDRLGRSLKTILDSIDNIHRKGACLNIIDGSLNTSNDNPFSNAMINLCGVFAQLERDLIKARTAEGRAEAKAKGKHLGRMPALKDQQARELFNAKLNGESISALARKYKVSRPTVHRTISRIKKIIEQSKSITL
- the yfbR gene encoding 5'-deoxynucleotidase; protein product: MKNSSFLAWILRMNLIKRWSPMHLVKEENVAEHSHQVAVIAHLLATIKNVYCDGHISPEKAATIALYHEVSETKLQDINHVTKYSSPALTEEFKKIEDLAEIECLNSLPEKLQPLFKELVIQKQVDKEYKKLVKAADVLTAYFKACDELKFHNPEFVSVKRRLSLKVDTYKKDMPEVSIFMELFEQNCLASLDDLSN